One genomic region from Argentina anserina chromosome 2, drPotAnse1.1, whole genome shotgun sequence encodes:
- the LOC126783477 gene encoding uncharacterized protein LOC126783477: MTGFSEAESVTLDLLKKKMADFAKERNWDQFHSPRNLLLALVGEVGELSEIFQWKGEVPKGLPGWEEKEKQHLGEELSDVLLYLVRLSDICGVDLGKAALRKVELNAIKYPVSQKQNQTNGSNSLNTTTTINTSNGNNHPEEIIG; this comes from the exons atgactgggTTTTCAGAAGCCGAAAGCGTCACGCTTGACTTGCTTAAGAAGAAGATGGCGGATTTTGCTAAAGAGAGGAACTGGGACCAGTTCCACAGCCCCAGAAACTTGCTCTTGGCTCTG GTGGGTGAGGTGGGGGAGCTCTCTGAGATATTTCAATGGAAAGGAGAGGTTCCAAAGGGTCTTCCTGGTTgggaagaaaaggaaaagcaACACCTGGGTGAAGAGCTCTCTGATGTTCTTCTCTACCTTGTCAGGCTCTCTGACATTTGTGGTGTTGATCTTGGCAAAGCTGCTCTGCGCAAAGTTGAACTCAATGCCATCAAGTACCCAGTTTCACAGAAACAGAACCAGACCAATGGTTCCAACAGCCTCAACACAACCACCACCATTAACACCAGCAATGGTAATAATCACCCAGAGGAGATCATCGGTTGA